One Phoenix dactylifera cultivar Barhee BC4 chromosome 8, palm_55x_up_171113_PBpolish2nd_filt_p, whole genome shotgun sequence genomic window carries:
- the LOC103707070 gene encoding 5-methyltetrahydropteroyltriglutamate--homocysteine methyltransferase 1-like, with the protein MASHVVGYPRMGPKRQLKFALESFWDGKSSADDLQKVAQDLRCSIWKQMSDAGVKYIPSNTFSYYDQVLDTTAMLGAVPQRYGWSGGEIGFDTYFSMARGNASVPAMEMTKWFDTNYHFIVPELSPVSKFTYASHKAVSEYKEAKALGIDTIPVIIGPVTYLLLSKPAKGVEKAFSTLSLLGNVLPVYKEVIAELKAAGASWIQFDEPTLVMDLDAHQLEAFTKAYSELESSFSGLNVLIETYFADVPAEAYKTITSLNGISGFGFDLVRGTKTLDLIKSSGFPTGKYLFAGVVDGRNIWANDLAASLNTLNDLEAIVGKDKLVVSTSCSLMHTAVDLVNETKLDAEIKSWLAFAAQKVVEVNALAKASAGHKDEAFFSANAAAQASRKSSPRVTNQEVQKAAAALKGSDHRRATDVSARLDAQQQKLNLPILPTTTIGSFPQTMDLRRVRREYKANKISEEEYVNAIKEEINKVVKLQEELDIDVLVHGEPERNDMVEYFGEQLSGFAFTVNGWVQSYGSRCVKPPIIYGDVSRPRPMTVFWSSMAQSMTSRPMKGMLTGPVTILNWSFVRNDQPRSETCYQIALAIKKEVEDLEAAGIKVIQIDEAALREGLPLRKSEQAFYLDWAVHSFRITNCGVKDPTQIHTHMCYSNFNDIIHSIIDMDADVITIENSRSDEKLLSVFREGVKYGAGIGPGVYDIHSPRIPSAEEIADRINKMLAVLESKILWVNPDCGLKTRKYTEVKPALTNMVSAAKLLREQLASAK; encoded by the exons ATGGCGTCACACGTTGTTGGGTATCCTCGGATGGGGCCCAAGAGACAGCTCAAGTTTGCTCTGGAATCTTTTTGGGATGGAAAGAGCAGTGCTGATGATTTGCAGAAAGTTGCTCAAGATCTCAGGTGCTCCATTTGGAAGCAGATGTCCGATGCTGGGGTCAAGTACATCCCGAGCAACACTTTTTCATACTACGATCAAGTGCTTGATACAACAGCAATGCTTGGTGCTGTTCCTCAAAGATATGGATGGAGTGGTGGAGAGATTGGGTTTGACACATACTTTTCTATGGCTAGAGGAAATGCTTCAGTACCTGCCATGGAAATGACCAAGTGGTTCGACACTAACTA CCATTTTATTGTCCCTGAATTGTCCCCGGTATCGAAGTTCACCTATGCTTCTCACAAAGCGGTGTCTGAATACAAGGAGGCAAAGGCG CTAGGAATTGATACAATTCCAGTGATTATAGGACCTGTGACATATTTGTTGCTCTCAAAGCCAGCCAAAGGGGTTGAAAAAGCCTTTTCCACTCTCTCACTTCTGGGAAATGTCCTACCTGTCTATAA GGAAGTTATTGCTGAATTGAAAGCAGCAGGTGCTTCATGGATCCAGTTTGATGAGCCGACACTTGTAATGGATCTTGATGCTCACCAATTGGAAGCATTTACTAAGGCCTACTCAGAACTAGAATCATCATTCTCTGGTTTGAATGTGCTTATTGAAACCTACTTTGCTGATGTTCCTGCTGAGGCATACAA GACTATCACTTCCTTGAACGGCATCTCTGGTTTTGGTTTTGATCTTGTCCGTGGAACCAAGACACTAGACTTGATAAAAAGTTCAGGTTTCCCCACAGGAAAATATCTTTTTGCTGGAGTTGTGGATGGGAGGAACATTTGGGCTAATGATCTAGCTGCCTCCCTCAATACTCTTAATGATCTGGAGGCTATTGTAGGCAAAG ACAAACTTGTGGTGTCTACTTCTTGCTCTCTCATGCATACTGCTGTTGATCTGGTAAATGAGACTAAGTTGGATGCTGAAATCAAGTCATGGCTGGCTTTTGCTGCACAGAAAGTGGTTGAAGTGAATGCACTGGCTAAAGCATCGGCTGGTCACAAGGACGAG GCTTTCTTCTCAGCAAATGCTGCTGCTCAGGCTTCCAGAAAATCATCACCTAGGGTGACCAACCAGGAAGTTCAAAAAGCT GCTGCTGCTCTGAAGGGATCCGACCACCGCCGAGCTACAGATGTTAGTGCTAGATTGGATGCTCAACAACAGAAGCTTAACCTTCCAATCCTTCCTACCACCACTATTGGTTCATTCCCTCAGACAATGGATCTCCGAAGAGTGCGCCGTGAATACAAGGCAAACAA GATCTCTGAAGAGGAGTATGTGAATGCCATCAAAGAGGAAATAAACAAGGTTGTCAAACTGCAAGAGGAGCTTGACATTGATGTCCTTGTCCATGGAGAGCCTGAG AGGAATGATATGGTTGAGTACTTTGGGGAGCAGTTATCTGGCTTTGCATTCACGGTTAATGGTTGGGTGCAGTCTTATGGTTCACGATGTGTTAAGCCACCCATCATCTATGGTGATGTGAGCCGTCCCAGGCCCATGACTGTGTTCTGGTCTTCAATGGCCCAGAGCATGACTTCACGCCCAATGAAAGGAATGCTCACTGGTCCAGTCACAATCCTCAACTGGTCCTTCGTGAGAAATGACCAACCAAG ATCTGAGACTTGCTATCAGATTGCTCTTGCTATCAAGAAGGAAGTTGAAGATTTGGAAGCTGCAGGCATCAAG GTCATCCAAATTGATGAAGCGGCTCTGAGGGAGGGGTTGCCTCTCCGCAAGTCTGAACAGGCCTTCTATCTTGATTGGGCTGTTCACTCATTTAGGATCACCAACTGTGGTGTCAAGGATCCAACTCAG ATTCACACCCACATGTGCTACTCCAACTTCAACGATATCATCCACTCAATCATTGACATGGATGCTGATGTGATCACCATTGAGAACTCGCGATCCGATGAGAAGCTCCTCTCGGTGTTCCGTGAGGGTGTTAAATATGGCGCAGGTATCGGCCCAGGGGTGTATGACATCCACTCACCAAGGATCCCGTCCGCAGAGGAGATTGCAGACCGGATCAACAAGATGCTGGCAGTGCTTGAGAGCAAGATCTTATGGGTTAACCCTGACTGTGGGCTCAAGACCCGCAAGTACACTGAGGTCAAGCCTGCCCTTACCAACATGGTTTCTGCTGCCAAGCTCCTCAGGGAGCAGCTGGCTAGTGCCAAGTAG
- the LOC103707062 gene encoding uncharacterized protein LOC103707062, giving the protein MRTPATLSSAFFTMLNLPAMDFSELGATYCSMKMELNCSMNLARFVAEMLSSFSLSLAILKTVDLANPAQLTPRRILHFRMLLEAVFGNTDALLWNIFTRIAALPELEMLRNFSLCCELWLRGSWRRRRLRLWLIGGKIIDEEEENGAVAAAMGEEIDEKGNCRQRSEKERKRISLNLDRRRRGRGRGLA; this is encoded by the exons ATGAGGACCCCAGCCACATTATCAAGTGCTTTTTTCACAATGCTGAATTTGCCAGCAATGGATTTTTCTGAGCTTGGAGCAACATACTGCTCGATGAAGATGGAGTTAAACTGCTCCATGAACCTCGCAAGATTTGTTGCAGAGATGCTGTCCAGCTTCTCACTCTCCCTTGCTATTTTGAAGACTGTAGATCTGGCAAACCCTGCACAGCTGACACCTAGAAGGATCTTGCATTTCCGAATGCTCTTGGAGGCTGTTTTTGGGAACACTGATGCCCTTTTGTGGAACATCTTCACTCGAATAGCTGCGCTTCCTGAGCTTGAAATGCTCAGGAACTTTAGTTTAT GCTGCGAGCTATGGTTGAGGGGGAGTTGGCGGCGACGAAGGCTGCGTTTGTGGTTGATTGGAGGAAAAATAATagatgaagaggaggagaacggTGCTGTTGCAGCTGCGATGGGAGAGGAAATCGATGAGAAGGGCAACTGCAGGCAACGatcggagaaggagaggaagaggattaGCCTAAACTTAGatcgaagaagaagaggaagaggaagaggattagCCTAG
- the LOC103708243 gene encoding 17.6 kDa class I heat shock protein-like: MEATSDSRIYTEVDPHYQWLQWELFDTLLVDVSGFKKEKLKVQVHTLRNLRISGERPLEGNRWCRFLKSFQLPKDCNVRMIEAMIEEGILSVVVPKPMAKDHLSQQSYGHAYKEQDANERQYWIRNILVAIILVAGLGTYAGYKLRWS, translated from the exons ATGGAGGCTACATCGGATTCTCGTATTTACACAGAGGTCGATCCCCATTATCAGTGGCTTCAATGGGAGTTGTTCGACACCCTCCTCGTCGATGTCTCAG GATTCAAGAAGGAGAAATTAAAGGTCCAAGTTCACACATTAAGGAACCTGAGGATCAGTGGTGAGCGCCCGTTGGAAGGCAATCGATGGTGCCGCTTCCTGAAGAGCTTCCAACTCCCAAAGGACTGCAATGTGAGGATGATCGAAGCCATGATCGAAGAAGGAATTCTCAGCGTGGTAGTGCCAAAGCCAATGGCCAAAGACCACTTGTCGCAGCAAAGTTATGGGCATGCATACAAAGAACAAGATGCCAATGAGAGGCAATATTGGATACGTAATATTCTTGTGGCCATCATTCTTGTAGCAGGACTTGGGACATATGCAGGATATAAATTGAGGTGGTCATAA